One part of the Melioribacteraceae bacterium genome encodes these proteins:
- a CDS encoding tetratricopeptide repeat protein: MPRKIFILLLLATILYGQDSTRSEAFKDTRYYKPPIFKAKYPSYSLLAGYLLVTEANRGDPFAQHELGIRYLIAQGFQADTVKAVYWIRKAVDQNLPAARFNYGILLHNGIGVPWNPFEAYYNFKLAGQAGLPEAQFAYGILLTDNLTVNRNLNEAYKLISKSAAAGYEPAKAVLKQFERMNFIPVAEKSNVENTPVINDETANIINPDWDLDFYDFDEPVEKNSDDNIEEILMKNTKNLKRILGLDEDENIGLSDTTGFGILKFASDNGSPEALFMNGKARENGILFEKNIVHAASNYLRGYRLGSFKAGENLFRLMQDESFSNLLKEQIKSGDPEAKYVWAGIAALGYNNQITDKQALDFLKSAVDQKHVPSMIELGLLYSSGNLVEKNRERAIEYWKMAQNLGSKEAEVRIAFLEVAEDTGKSNIQNQIQILRKAANEGSVLAEALLGLCYEKGLGVRENKAVSVRLYRRASQRGNQAAMNSLKRLYDEIRPPEEEFVIYESD, translated from the coding sequence TTGCCTCGAAAAATTTTTATACTGTTATTATTAGCAACCATCTTATACGGTCAGGATTCCACACGCAGCGAGGCATTTAAAGATACCCGATATTATAAGCCCCCAATTTTCAAAGCGAAGTATCCTTCATATTCACTTCTTGCCGGATATCTTCTTGTAACCGAAGCGAACAGGGGGGATCCGTTTGCTCAGCATGAACTCGGAATCAGATATCTGATCGCCCAGGGTTTTCAGGCCGATACAGTAAAGGCAGTCTATTGGATCAGAAAAGCAGTTGATCAGAATCTTCCTGCAGCCCGTTTCAATTATGGCATTCTGCTTCATAATGGAATCGGCGTACCCTGGAATCCGTTTGAAGCATACTACAATTTTAAATTGGCCGGTCAGGCGGGTTTACCAGAAGCACAGTTTGCCTACGGAATTCTTCTGACAGATAATTTAACCGTCAACAGAAACCTGAACGAAGCTTATAAACTGATAAGTAAGTCTGCAGCTGCCGGGTATGAACCTGCAAAGGCAGTACTGAAACAATTCGAAAGGATGAATTTTATACCCGTTGCCGAGAAAAGCAACGTTGAAAATACTCCCGTTATTAATGATGAAACGGCTAATATTATTAATCCGGATTGGGATCTCGATTTCTATGATTTTGATGAACCAGTTGAAAAAAACAGTGACGATAATATTGAAGAGATTCTGATGAAGAACACCAAAAATTTAAAAAGAATTCTAGGTCTGGATGAAGATGAAAATATTGGTTTAAGTGATACAACAGGTTTCGGAATCCTTAAATTTGCATCCGACAACGGAAGCCCCGAGGCTCTCTTTATGAACGGCAAGGCCCGCGAGAATGGAATCCTCTTTGAAAAAAACATTGTGCATGCCGCATCAAATTATTTAAGAGGCTATCGGCTCGGATCCTTTAAAGCCGGGGAAAATCTCTTCCGGTTGATGCAGGACGAATCCTTTTCGAATCTTCTTAAGGAACAAATTAAATCGGGAGATCCCGAAGCAAAATATGTCTGGGCAGGTATAGCTGCTCTCGGCTATAATAATCAGATAACGGATAAACAGGCACTCGATTTTCTTAAATCGGCTGTAGATCAGAAACATGTACCTTCAATGATTGAACTCGGACTTCTATACAGTTCTGGCAATCTCGTCGAAAAAAACAGGGAAAGAGCAATTGAATACTGGAAAATGGCCCAGAATCTTGGCAGTAAGGAAGCGGAGGTCAGAATTGCCTTTCTTGAAGTAGCTGAAGATACGGGCAAATCGAATATTCAGAACCAGATACAGATCCTAAGAAAGGCAGCAAATGAAGGTTCAGTACTTGCTGAGGCACTTCTCGGTCTCTGTTATGAGAAAGGTCTGGGTGTAAGAGAAAATAAAGCTGTTTCGGTAAGACTATACAGACGTGCATCGCAAAGAGGAAATCAGGCAGCTATGAATTCCCTTAAGAGACTTTATGATGAGATACGCCCGCCAGAAGAGGAATTTGTTATCTACGAATCCGACTAG
- a CDS encoding SpoIIE family protein phosphatase, which yields MSGQNPIKRIFDLYTSDLSYQEIERLIKREASEVYEFFKADIPKPDQSKNKLIRGLIFIRSLFNAFILKLTPARRIFFLISLLFFFVGYSQANSLYTFSAYLIAILLLAFELADKLSVKGELDVARKIQFDLIPKKSAGIQGFEVATYYEPAREVGGDYFDILETPDRTYIIIGDISGKGMAAALYMVRVQSILYSLIDIFTGVKEIMINLKKYFSKNLRREFFLTLSIASIEKDGRIVFARAGHPPAYHFKSATKEFSVLNSTGMGIGLNDKGLFEQTLEEISFVPKRNDIIFFYSDGLTETMNIVKDLFGEDKVKRLISSNCDKSAEEIKTALLKAAENFRGSALQNDDLTMVILKVV from the coding sequence GTGTCGGGACAAAATCCTATAAAGAGAATATTTGATTTATATACATCCGACCTGAGCTATCAGGAGATTGAGCGGTTAATTAAGCGGGAAGCCAGCGAGGTTTATGAATTTTTCAAAGCTGATATTCCAAAACCCGATCAATCGAAAAACAAATTAATCCGAGGACTAATTTTTATAAGAAGCCTCTTCAACGCATTTATACTTAAGCTGACTCCTGCGCGGAGAATTTTTTTCCTTATTTCACTTCTCTTCTTTTTTGTTGGTTATTCTCAAGCTAATTCCCTCTATACTTTTTCTGCCTATTTAATTGCAATATTATTACTTGCTTTTGAATTAGCCGATAAACTTTCGGTAAAGGGGGAACTTGATGTTGCACGTAAAATTCAGTTCGACTTAATTCCGAAAAAATCTGCCGGTATTCAAGGATTCGAAGTGGCAACTTATTATGAACCGGCACGGGAGGTAGGGGGCGATTATTTCGACATTCTGGAAACACCCGACAGGACATATATTATTATTGGTGATATATCAGGAAAGGGAATGGCTGCCGCACTTTACATGGTTCGTGTTCAATCCATATTATATTCTTTAATTGATATTTTCACCGGCGTAAAAGAGATTATGATAAACCTAAAGAAATATTTCTCCAAGAATCTGAGAAGAGAATTTTTTCTTACATTATCAATTGCTTCTATCGAAAAGGATGGGCGGATTGTTTTTGCAAGGGCGGGACATCCCCCGGCTTATCATTTCAAAAGTGCGACAAAGGAATTTTCTGTTCTTAACTCCACAGGCATGGGGATCGGCTTAAATGACAAAGGATTATTTGAGCAAACACTTGAAGAAATTTCTTTCGTTCCAAAGAGAAACGACATCATATTTTTCTATTCAGACGGTTTAACGGAGACAATGAATATTGTGAAAGATTTATTCGGTGAGGATAAAGTTAAACGATTAATAAGCAGTAATTGTGATAAATCGGCCGAAGAGATTAAAACGGCGTTGTTGAAAGCGGCTGAGAATTTCCGTGGATCAGCACTCCAGAATGACGATCTCACAATGGTGATTTTGAAAGTAGTCTAG